A region of Acidobacteriota bacterium DNA encodes the following proteins:
- the xerD gene encoding site-specific tyrosine recombinase XerD: protein MSYLKSFLNFLTVEKGYSPNTIENYKRDLNKFSRYIKGNLLNVEEEDILNFIKKETKKGMSPRTVSRFISSIRSFYKYLMVDGLSKVNPAISIQMPKKWFSLPNYLTLEEVDNLLSILDETTELGKRDKAMFETLYATGIRVSELINLQLKDLNLEIGIIICKGKGGRERIIPLGESARKKILEYIETSRNNILKGRENPYVFVNYAGRPLTRQGFWKIIKTHGKKAGISKKLTPHTLRHSFATHLVERGADLRSVQIMLGHSKISSTQIYTHVSKERLKKVWEKYHPRA, encoded by the coding sequence ATGAGTTATTTAAAAAGCTTTTTAAATTTTTTAACTGTAGAAAAGGGATATTCACCAAATACAATCGAAAACTACAAGAGAGATTTGAACAAATTTTCTCGCTATATTAAAGGAAATTTGCTGAATGTAGAAGAAGAAGATATATTAAATTTTATTAAAAAAGAGACTAAAAAGGGAATGTCTCCCCGCACTGTTTCAAGGTTTATATCTTCGATAAGATCCTTTTATAAATATTTAATGGTAGATGGACTATCAAAAGTAAACCCGGCCATCTCAATTCAAATGCCTAAGAAATGGTTTTCACTTCCGAATTATCTTACACTGGAAGAAGTTGATAATCTACTTTCCATACTAGATGAAACTACTGAATTGGGAAAAAGGGATAAAGCCATGTTTGAAACCCTTTATGCTACTGGCATTAGAGTATCTGAACTAATTAATCTTCAGTTAAAAGATTTGAATCTTGAAATCGGCATTATAATATGCAAGGGAAAAGGTGGGAGAGAAAGAATAATTCCTTTAGGTGAGTCTGCAAGAAAAAAAATTTTAGAATACATAGAAACTTCGAGAAATAATATTTTAAAAGGCAGAGAAAATCCATACGTTTTTGTAAATTATGCAGGAAGACCACTCACAAGGCAGGGATTCTGGAAAATTATTAAAACTCATGGGAAAAAAGCAGGTATATCAAAGAAGCTAACACCCCATACTTTAAGACACTCCTTTGCAACTCATCTTGTTGAGAGGGGAGCAGATTTAAGATCTGTGCAGATTATGCTGGGCCATTCAAAAATTTCTTCGACTCAAATTTATACTCATGTCTCCAAGGAAAGACTTAAAAAAGTATGGGAAAAGTATCACCCCCGAGCCTGA
- a CDS encoding MBL fold metallo-hydrolase yields MIDNLKFIKITVGPLETNCYLVYHKDTRETIIVDPGAEPERISKIIKENRLIPTKIVNTHGHIDHIGGNRYLKEKFKTSILIHYQDIKTMNSAGNKSMALILGTKPSPEPDEYLSHDDRIYINNNYLEVIHTPGHTPGSICLKSHLFLLTGDTLFCGSVGRTDLPGGSWKELIKSIKEKILTLNDDLEILPGHGLVSTLREEKNYNPFLK; encoded by the coding sequence TTGATTGATAATTTAAAGTTCATTAAGATAACTGTAGGTCCATTGGAAACAAATTGTTATCTTGTGTATCATAAGGATACAAGAGAAACAATAATTGTTGACCCGGGTGCTGAGCCTGAGAGAATATCGAAAATAATTAAAGAAAATAGGCTGATCCCCACAAAAATAGTAAATACTCATGGACATATAGACCATATTGGGGGAAATAGATACCTAAAAGAAAAATTTAAGACTTCTATTTTAATCCACTATCAGGATATAAAAACAATGAATTCTGCTGGAAATAAAAGCATGGCATTGATTCTTGGAACAAAACCTTCTCCTGAACCTGATGAGTATTTAAGCCATGACGATAGAATTTATATAAATAACAACTATCTTGAAGTTATTCATACGCCAGGCCATACCCCAGGAAGCATTTGTTTAAAATCGCATTTATTTCTATTGACAGGAGATACTCTTTTCTGTGGGTCGGTTGGAAGAACAGACCTTCCAGGAGGTTCTTGGAAGGAATTGATAAAATCAATAAAAGAAAAAATATTAACACTAAACGATGACCTTGAAATCCTTCCAGGACATGGCCTGGTCTCAACCTTAAGGGAGGAAAAAAATTACAATCCCTTTTTAAAATGA
- a CDS encoding rhodanese-like domain-containing protein, translating to MRKFLMLSFLMTLIFSLSFYSFSQIKKPEEISLSEAKEKYDKGGYLFVDARSELVFKLGHIKGAVNLPVSEFSKMIGEFEKNHPKDTKIIVYCSGSSCASSYTLANYLINRDYTSVEVFFGGWNSWVQAKYPIERTKN from the coding sequence GTGAGAAAATTTCTAATGCTCTCTTTTTTAATGACATTAATTTTTTCTTTATCTTTCTATTCGTTTTCTCAGATAAAAAAACCTGAAGAAATTTCCCTTTCAGAAGCAAAAGAGAAATATGATAAGGGAGGATATTTATTTGTAGATGCAAGGTCTGAATTAGTTTTTAAATTAGGGCATATAAAGGGAGCGGTGAATCTTCCTGTGAGTGAATTCTCTAAAATGATTGGAGAATTTGAGAAAAATCATCCAAAAGATACAAAAATTATTGTCTATTGCAGCGGTTCTTCATGTGCCTCGAGCTATACTCTTGCAAACTATTTAATTAACAGAGACTATACCAGTGTGGAGGTTTTCTTTGGAGGCTGGAATTCATGGGTTCAGGCTAAATATCCAATTGAAAGAACTAAAAATTGA
- the hemW gene encoding radical SAM family heme chaperone HemW, translated as MEVKTKAGLYIHFPFCIRKCSYCHFYSIKKDSNQIKKWMNGIFKEMDFYDEEFEFDTVYLGGGSPSLLENDLIEKFFAKIYHKFPFKFKEITIEAIPFKEYHETLKLWRKIGIDRISIGVQSFLKEELKILEREYSPEDVIDFYGKAREAGFENINLDFLIGIPNQNLKKWKKNFDFISLLHPEHVSIYILESLEDTEFKKIHGDFQKEEEIEELFFGIEDWLISLGYYHYEISNYAKKGMESLHNLKYWNDQPFIGIGPSASSYNLKSRWENIDDFSLWIKLLEAGKKPIKQISFLTDEEILKDAILMGLRKIEGLNIKKYEDVTGENIREKFESKWKELSDLDLIEIDKETIKIKRKKLLLANEVFREFI; from the coding sequence ATGGAAGTTAAGACTAAAGCTGGTTTATACATACACTTTCCTTTTTGTATTAGAAAATGTTCTTACTGTCATTTTTATTCAATTAAAAAAGATAGTAATCAAATTAAAAAATGGATGAATGGAATATTTAAGGAGATGGATTTTTATGATGAAGAATTTGAATTCGATACAGTCTATCTGGGAGGAGGGAGTCCTTCTCTTCTTGAAAATGATTTAATTGAAAAATTTTTCGCTAAAATTTATCATAAATTTCCTTTTAAATTTAAAGAGATAACAATTGAAGCAATTCCGTTTAAAGAATATCATGAGACATTGAAATTATGGAGAAAGATCGGGATAGACAGAATTAGTATCGGAGTGCAATCTTTTCTTAAAGAAGAATTAAAAATTTTAGAGAGAGAATATTCTCCTGAGGATGTGATTGATTTTTATGGGAAAGCAAGAGAAGCAGGATTTGAAAACATTAACCTCGATTTTCTTATTGGAATTCCGAATCAAAATTTGAAAAAATGGAAAAAAAATTTTGATTTTATCTCTTTATTACACCCTGAGCATGTCTCTATCTATATTCTTGAAAGTTTAGAAGATACAGAATTTAAAAAAATACATGGAGATTTTCAAAAGGAGGAAGAAATTGAGGAACTATTTTTCGGGATAGAAGATTGGTTGATATCTCTTGGATATTATCACTATGAGATTTCAAATTATGCAAAAAAGGGAATGGAATCGCTTCATAATCTTAAATACTGGAATGATCAGCCTTTTATTGGGATTGGTCCGAGTGCTTCTTCTTATAACCTGAAGAGTCGGTGGGAAAATATAGATGACTTTTCTCTATGGATTAAATTATTAGAAGCCGGGAAAAAACCAATAAAACAAATTTCTTTTTTAACAGATGAGGAGATTTTAAAGGATGCTATTCTGATGGGATTGAGAAAGATAGAGGGATTGAATATAAAAAAATATGAAGATGTTACAGGAGAAAACATCAGAGAAAAATTCGAATCGAAGTGGAAGGAGTTGTCAGATTTAGATTTGATTGAGATTGATAAAGAGACAATAAAAATTAAAAGAAAAAAGTTATTGCTGGCCAATGAGGTTTTTAGAGAGTTTATTTGA
- a CDS encoding ATP-binding protein yields the protein MKNFEDCSVCYGTGWKIEEKDGISFAKRCECFERKAKEELILNANIPSRYEHCSFDNFKPNNQSQREALKISKKFVEDFPLMDVGLLFLGNTGVGKTHLAVSICKELIKTKSVNCFFYDFRELIRDIQNSYSEGSEITESDILGPIFESELFVLDELGAKKTSAWAEEFIFYIINKRYNDNKITVFTSNFLDRRYEKEESKVKQPFGPDFTDRNDEEKEEALEDRIGYRLRSRLFEMCKTVEIYGEDFRKKIKQGSYRF from the coding sequence TTGAAAAATTTTGAAGATTGCTCTGTTTGTTATGGCACAGGTTGGAAAATAGAAGAAAAAGATGGGATATCGTTTGCAAAAAGGTGTGAATGCTTTGAAAGGAAAGCGAAGGAGGAATTGATTTTGAATGCTAACATTCCCAGTAGATATGAACATTGTAGTTTTGACAATTTTAAACCGAATAATCAGTCTCAAAGAGAAGCCTTAAAGATATCCAAAAAATTTGTAGAGGATTTTCCTTTGATGGATGTTGGATTACTTTTCTTGGGAAATACAGGTGTTGGAAAAACACATTTAGCTGTTTCAATATGTAAAGAATTGATAAAAACAAAAAGTGTAAACTGTTTCTTTTATGACTTCAGAGAGCTTATCAGAGACATTCAGAATTCATACTCGGAAGGTTCAGAAATTACCGAATCCGATATATTGGGACCAATATTTGAATCTGAGTTGTTTGTTCTTGACGAATTGGGAGCAAAGAAAACTTCAGCGTGGGCTGAGGAGTTCATTTTTTATATCATCAACAAGAGATACAATGATAATAAAATTACAGTTTTTACATCAAATTTTTTAGATAGAAGATATGAAAAAGAAGAAAGCAAAGTGAAACAGCCATTCGGCCCTGATTTTACTGATAGAAATGATGAAGAAAAAGAAGAGGCACTTGAAGATAGAATTGGATACAGACTCAGGTCAAGATTGTTTGAAATGTGCAAGACAGTAGAAATTTATGGAGAAGATTTCAGGAAAAAAATTAAGCAGGGCAGTTATAGATTTTAA
- a CDS encoding RNA polymerase sigma factor RpoD/SigA, translated as MKTKQRINKDEISRGLNFYLKEISKISPLSYEEEKKLWKLVKEGDEEALKKIIISNLRFVVSYAKKFRGLGLSFADLINEGNLGLLEAIQRYDPSKNVRFISYAVWWIRQAIISALARDKRIFSIPQRIASMYVKMGKKADQLKAKYERDPLREEIAKELNLSTEEVDRVYAVGDGNLQASLNGENGENIALQNILENELQSRIEYQHIKERLVRQIREALEGLDKREAKIIKMRYGLDDGNPKTLREIGETLNISRERVRQIIEQTKNKLKGTQTIQQLRGYLN; from the coding sequence ATGAAGACAAAACAGAGAATTAATAAGGATGAAATATCGAGAGGGTTAAATTTTTATCTCAAAGAAATCTCTAAAATTTCTCCTCTTTCTTATGAAGAGGAAAAAAAATTATGGAAGTTAGTCAAGGAAGGTGATGAAGAAGCTTTAAAAAAAATTATCATATCTAATTTAAGATTTGTTGTGAGCTATGCCAAGAAATTCCGCGGATTGGGTTTATCATTTGCAGACCTTATAAATGAAGGAAATTTAGGACTTCTTGAGGCAATACAAAGATACGATCCTTCAAAAAATGTAAGATTTATTTCTTATGCAGTCTGGTGGATAAGACAGGCTATTATCTCTGCATTGGCAAGAGATAAAAGAATTTTTTCGATTCCTCAGAGAATTGCATCGATGTATGTTAAGATGGGCAAAAAAGCCGATCAATTAAAAGCAAAGTATGAAAGAGATCCTTTAAGGGAAGAAATAGCGAAGGAATTAAATTTGAGCACTGAAGAAGTTGATAGAGTGTATGCAGTTGGCGATGGAAATCTTCAGGCGAGTTTAAATGGAGAAAATGGTGAAAATATTGCTCTTCAAAATATTCTTGAAAATGAACTTCAATCCAGGATTGAGTATCAACATATAAAAGAAAGACTTGTCAGGCAGATTAGAGAAGCCCTGGAAGGTTTAGATAAGAGAGAGGCTAAAATAATAAAAATGAGATATGGATTGGACGATGGAAATCCAAAAACATTGAGAGAGATCGGTGAAACTCTTAACATCTCAAGAGAAAGAGTAAGACAGATAATAGAGCAGACAAAAAACAAACTGAAAGGAACTCAAACTATTCAGCAATTGAGAGGTTATTTAAATTGA
- a CDS encoding helix-turn-helix transcriptional regulator: MKNNERKKYFMISSVAKLYNIHPQTLRLYEREGLLRPSRTEGNTRLYSEEDLKRLEIIINLTRELGVNLAGVDIILNMREKMEEMQKEINEFLEYIKREFFEGREEEFERKKSSLAKSSSTKIIRIKDEDKTEN; the protein is encoded by the coding sequence ATGAAAAATAACGAAAGAAAAAAGTATTTCATGATAAGCAGTGTAGCTAAATTGTACAATATCCATCCCCAAACATTAAGGTTGTATGAGAGAGAGGGGCTATTGAGGCCCTCGAGAACAGAAGGTAATACGCGTCTTTATTCAGAAGAAGATTTGAAGAGACTTGAAATAATCATTAATCTCACAAGAGAACTTGGAGTAAATTTAGCCGGGGTAGACATCATATTAAACATGAGAGAAAAAATGGAGGAAATGCAGAAAGAGATAAATGAGTTCCTTGAATATATAAAAAGAGAGTTTTTCGAAGGCCGTGAAGAAGAATTTGAAAGAAAGAAAAGTTCATTGGCTAAATCTTCTTCAACAAAGATTATAAGGATAAAAGATGAAGACAAAACAGAGAATTAA